Within the Candidatus Eisenbacteria bacterium genome, the region GAGGATGATCTCCGCCGGATCTGGGAGACCGAGCGACCTTTCCAGCTCCGGCTTCCCGACGGAACGGTCTCCGGCCGCACGGACGTCATCCTCGACGAGGAGGGCGGCCTTCCCGGCCGTCTCGCGATCGTGGATTACAAGACGGCGACCGACCCGAGGCTGGATGACCACTATCGACTGCAGATGGCCGTCTACGCCGAGGCGGCGAGGGGAGAGGGTCTCGATGTGGTCGCGGGGTACGTTCACGAGCTGAAGCACGGCGACCGCCACGCGGTCGATATTCGAAGAGAGACGAACGCGCTCGGACTGGATAGGGTCGCGGCGTCGGTTCGCGCGATCCGAACCGGAACGTTCGGACCCTGCGCAGCGCCGGAGACTTGTGTCCGGTGCGACTATCGATTGGTCTGCGCGCACTGCAAGGCGCTGGAAGACACATAGACATTCGAAGCACGGGGAGATCCGCATGGCACGGGCGAGAAAGAGCGGGAAGGTCGAGGCGAAGGATTATCGGCACGCGAAGGAGAAGCGGAAGAACATCCCGCCTGCCAAGATCGCGGCGGAGGGGGAAGTGCCGAAGGTGAAGAAGGTGAGGTACCACTATAGCCCCCACCTCTCGCCGGAGCTTCGCTTCGACCCGACCGCGAAGGCGGATCGCGTGATGGAGGTCGCGGAGAAGGCGGGCCGGCACCTCACCGAGCAGGAGCGCGATCTCCTCACGAAGGCGCTCGCGAACCAGCAGCCGTGGCTCGAGTGGGCCGGTAAAAAGGAGCAGCACGACCGCGGCTGGTTCGAGGTGGACCCCGTCGCGCTCCACATCCACGAGAGGGTGAGCGCGCAGGCCATTGTCCGCGCGGCCATGCGCGAGGACGCCCAGCGCGAGCTGTTCGCCGATCCGGAGCTTCCGTACCAGAAAGAAGTCCAGTTCTACCGGCACGATGTCGACTGGGCGAACCGTTTGATCCTGGGCGACAGCCTTCAGGTCATGTCATCGCTTGCCCGTCGGGAGAACCTCGCGGGCAAGGTGCAGATGATCTACATCGACCCGCCATATGGCATCAGGTTCGCCAGCAACTTCCAGCCGGAAGTTGGGAAGCGAGATGTGAAAGACAAGAGCGAGGATCTATCGCGGGAAGTGGAGATGGTCAGAGCTTACCGGGATACGTGGAACCTGGGTATCCATTCCTACCTCGCGTATCTGCGGGATCGTCTGATGGTGGCGAGAGATCTCTTGGCGGAAACCGGCAGTCTGTTCCTACAGATCGGCGACGAGAATCTCCATCGGGCAAGAACTCTCATGGACGAGCTCTTTGGAGCATCGAACTTCATCTCGGTTCTAGTGTTCCAGCGTGGTGTCGCAGGGCTCGGAGAGATGATCTCGAATGTCAACGACTGGATACTCTGGTACGCCAGAGACCGGATACACGCCAAGTGTGATGCTTTATTCGTAAACCGACCAGCGAAGACGCTTGCTTCAGCCTACAACTACTTCGAGTCCGATTCCGAGGCTCCGCGAAGACTCACGAGGCCAGAACTCGATGGCGAAGTATCGGCGCCGGAGGGGCGACGTTTCAAGACATCGGCCATCGTAGCTAGGGAACCAAGCTCGACTTCCGATTTCTCGGTTGATCACGACGGCCAGAAGTACGACCTGCCCCGAAACACGCACTGGAAGACATCTCGAGAGGGACTGGTCAGGCTCGGCAGATGTGACCGGCTGCTCGGCTTGGGGAAGACACTTACGTACAAGATGAGAGCCGACGACTTCCCTTTGGTTCCGATCTCGAACATCTGGCAGGACGTGTTCGAAAGCACATATGCTGTAGAGCGCTACTACGTGGTGCAGACTCAGACCAAAGTCATCGAGCGGTGCATCCTAATGACTACGAACCCAGGCGATCTTGTCCTCGATCCCACCTGCGGCAGCGGCACAACTGCCTTCGTCGCCGAGCACTGGGGGCGTCGCTGGATCACGATCGACACGAGCCGCGTCGCGATCGCGATCGCCCGTCAGCGTCTTCTCACCGCCAAGTACGAGCACTACAAGCTTCGGGACGAGTCGAAGGGACCGTCCGGCGGCTTCTTCTACAAGACCGTCCCGCACGTCACCCTGAAGAGCATCGCCCAGAACCAGAACCTCGACCCGATCTTCGCGAAGCACGAGCCGATCCTGGACGCCGCCCTCGCGGCCTGCAACAAGGCGCTCGGGCAAGTTCCTGACACGGCGCGCGACACGTGTCGCCGCAAGCTCACGGAGAAGCAGGCTCGCGAAGGCAAGCGCGCCGTGACCGACGCCGATCGCCGTCGCTGGGATCTCCCGAAGAAAGGCGGGAA harbors:
- a CDS encoding site-specific DNA-methyltransferase produces the protein MARARKSGKVEAKDYRHAKEKRKNIPPAKIAAEGEVPKVKKVRYHYSPHLSPELRFDPTAKADRVMEVAEKAGRHLTEQERDLLTKALANQQPWLEWAGKKEQHDRGWFEVDPVALHIHERVSAQAIVRAAMREDAQRELFADPELPYQKEVQFYRHDVDWANRLILGDSLQVMSSLARRENLAGKVQMIYIDPPYGIRFASNFQPEVGKRDVKDKSEDLSREVEMVRAYRDTWNLGIHSYLAYLRDRLMVARDLLAETGSLFLQIGDENLHRARTLMDELFGASNFISVLVFQRGVAGLGEMISNVNDWILWYARDRIHAKCDALFVNRPAKTLASAYNYFESDSEAPRRLTRPELDGEVSAPEGRRFKTSAIVAREPSSTSDFSVDHDGQKYDLPRNTHWKTSREGLVRLGRCDRLLGLGKTLTYKMRADDFPLVPISNIWQDVFESTYAVERYYVVQTQTKVIERCILMTTNPGDLVLDPTCGSGTTAFVAEHWGRRWITIDTSRVAIAIARQRLLTAKYEHYKLRDESKGPSGGFFYKTVPHVTLKSIAQNQNLDPIFAKHEPILDAALAACNKALGQVPDTARDTCRRKLTEKQAREGKRAVTDADRRRWDLPKKGGNWYHWEVPFDTDPDWPKALQDAVVAYRKAWRAKMDEVNACIAANADQEELVDQPEVVRGVVRVSGPFTVEGVRPEELSISEEGLFDGTPNEWEGESPGDVRDEVQNLRAYLSRMTDLLRKDGVTFPNNRHATFARLDALYEEKTGTPIHAEGIWEGADHGRPNNVAVAFGPQYGPVTAEQVEELIRASKRYDELVIAGLSFDGEAAVAIQEAAHPKLKTHMAHIRPDVSPGMDGLLKETPNSQLFTVFGQPEIRVKKHGKEEWQVELCGVDIFDPLKGEVRSTGAEKVAAWFLDSDYDGRCFCITQAFFPDQDAWGKIAKALGSQADPEAFEAFQGTVSLPFKSGKHARIAVKVIDPRGNEVMTFAKLER